The sequence below is a genomic window from Anaerocolumna chitinilytica.
AATTACAATGATAAAGACTGTAATGTGCAACGGGAATACATATGAAAGAATTAAAAGGAACAAAGACAGAAGCAAATTTAAAAGCAGCCTTTGCAGGCGAATCCGAGGCTAGGAACAAATACACATATTTCGCATCCAAGGCGAAAAAAGAAGGTTACGAGCAGATTGCTGAGCTCTTCCTTGAGACAGCAAATAACGAAAAAGAACATGCTAAGATTTGGTATAAACTTCTTCATGAGGGCATCGGTGATACGAAGCAGAACCTTGCGGATGCTGCATTTGGAGAGAACTATGAATGGACACAGATGTATGCGGAATTTGCAAAAGAAGCAAAGGAAGAAGGTTTCGACCGCATAGCTTGGTTATTTGAAAATGTAGCTAAAATTGAAAAAGAACACGAAGAGAGATACAGAAAATTACTGGCTAATTTAGAGGATGGCCTGGTATTCTCAAAGGATGGAGACACTGTATGGCAGTGCAGCAACTGCGGACATATCCATATTGGTAAAAAAGCTCCGGAAAAATGTCCTGTCTGTGAACATCCTCAGGCATATTTTAGAATACTGGCAACAAACTATTAATAGATTTTTTGCGCCGTTTGTACGGCTGAAAGGAGTTTTATATGAAAAATGAACCTAAATTCTTTAAATGTATGCATTGCGGAAATATTGTTACTTTCTTAAATGAATCAGGAGCACCCTTAACCTGCTGTGGTGACAAAATGACAGAACTGGTTGCTAATACCACGGAAGCTGCCACTGAAAAACATCTTCCGGTTGTAGAAAGAGACGGCGATACTGTTACTGTCTGTATTGGAAGCGTAGAGCATCCTATGACAACAGAGCATTCTATTCAGTGGATTTATCTTGAAACTACAAAAGGCTTACAGGCTCGTTTCTTAAATCCCGGTGAGAAGCCCAAGGCAACATTTATTTTATCAGACGAAGAGCCGGTTGCAGCTTATGAATATTGCAATCTTCATGGACTCTGGAAAACAGTGCTGTAGTGAGCGAAACCAAGCCGGCCTTCGAAAAACGAATGGCCGGCATTTTAAATAGAAGAATTTAGAACAGACTGCAATTAACCGTCATATACTTTTATGAATTTACTATTATAGAGATAGAGTTATAATAGAGCAGGAAATGAGGGAACTATGCTGAAGGAACAGGATGTAGAATACATATCCCAATCATTTACCTTTTGGGATAAGTTAAGTGAAAGCGAAAAGAATCGGTTATTAAACGGTACGCTTCCTGTACAGTATGAAAAAGGTGCCAGAGTTCACAGCGGCAGCTATGATTGCATTGGTATATTGCTAATCAGAAAGGGAGAATTACGAGTATATATTCTCTCAGAGGAAGGAAAAGAGGTAACGCTATTCCGCTTGAGGGATAATGATATCTGCATATTATCTGCTTCCTGTATATTAGAGAATATTACCTTTGACGTGCATATAGATGCGGAATGTGACAGTGAAGTACTCTTAGTGGATGCCGCTGCTTATCAGCAGGTATGTATTAAGAATATTTACGCGGATAACTTTACGAATAAGCTGATAATTGATGCATTTTCAGAAGTCATGTGGGCAATGGAGCAGATTCTCTTTATGAGTTTTGATAAACGGCTTGCAATCTTTTTACTGGATGAAACAGCACGAAGCGGACAGGATAATATAGAGCTGACCCATGAACAGATAGCAAAATATGTGGGAAGTGCCAGAGAGGTAGTTTCACGAATGATGAAATACTTTGCCGATGAAGGAATCGTGGAGTTGTATAGAGGCGGAGTAAAGGTAATAGATAAGAAGAAATTAAGGGAATTAGTCCCATAGAATAGAAGAGTACCACAAATGGGGCTGTTGCAAAATAGCCATAATAAACTCTAAAACAGGACTGGGTGTATTATTATACACCCAGTCCTTTCAAAAGAGTAAATTAGCTATTTTGCAACTGCCCCTTGGCTTAAGATATTTTATACCTTAGGCAAGAGCAGAATCCAAAACTTGCTTAAGGGCTTCTTTTGAGGGGACACCTTCATGGATTTTATCGGAATCTACATAAAATGTAGGTACATAAAAATAATCATAGCTATTTGCCACATCCGGATGAAGCTCCTCATCGATATATTGAATTTTTATGTCTTTGTAAGCCGGGTTTTCATGGTATAAATCATCCAGCAAGGAATGAGCTCTGCGGCAGTGAGGACACCAGCTGGTTTCAAACATAATAACGTGCTTCATAGTATATACCTTCTTTCTCTTAATGGTATTGTATATTTTGTTTATATAATAGGACAAATTTAATGTAATTATGTATTTGATTGTACACAATCTAAATGATATACTATACTATAGCATTTTTTAGGAAACATGTAAATAAAAAAATAAATATTAAAGTCAGATTCGGGAGAAATGGCTCTTTAACAGTTGACTATCTGCTACTTTACAGCTAAAATGTTCCTAGAAGCATTCTCGTTCCCTGATTTGATAGGCTTTGAAGTACTAATGGGAGCCGGGTAGAAAATAAAATAATAAAATGAGGTGCAAAAAATGAAAATAACTGAAATTGCGGAGTCAACCTATCAATTATCTGTTGATGTGGAAAATATACTGTTTGAAGGTTTATGGGAAATACCTAACGGTGTAACTTTAAACTCCTATATTATTAAGGGTGAGAAAACTGCTATTATAGATGGTGTATGCGGATGGGACGGTGTTCCCGAGACTCTGTTTTCGCTATTAAAGGAGCTTGAGATTGAACCTGCATCCATCAAATACCTTGTGGTAAACCATGTGGAACCGGACCATTCCGGCTGGATAGAGTCCTTTAAGAAGATAAACAGTGATTTTCAAATCCTTAGCAGTAAGAAGGGAAAGGAACTACTGGAAGCTTTCTACGACTTAACAGAGAATGTTACGGTAGTGGGGGACAAGGATTCCTTTGACCTTGGGAATGGACATCTGCTTAACTTTGCTGAGATTCCTAATGTTCACTGGCCTGATACCATTGCAACTTTTGATCAGGCAACAGGTGTTTTATTTCCCTGTGATGCCTTTGGTTCCTTTGGGAAATGCGATGGCAGAATCTATGCAGAAGAATTCAGCGAAGAAGAATTAAAAGAATATGAGAAGGATACAATAAGATATTATTCCAATATTGTAGCAACTTTTTCTCCTCAGGTTAAATCAGCGATTAAAAAGGTAAGAGAAATCCCTGCCAAGCTCATTGCGCCTGGTCATGGATTAGTATGGAAAGATACGAAAGCAATTATGGATGCATATGATGCTTATGCAGATTACCAGAAAGGACCTGCCAGAGCAGAAATCACTTTTATCTGGGGTTCTATGTATGGGATGACGGAGGCTGCAGTAAAGCACGCGTTAAAGGTACTGGAGAAGGAAGATATTACCGTTCATGTTCATAGAGTACCGGAGGATTCCTGGGGAACGGTATTGACCTCAGTCTGGACCTCTACAGGAATTATACTTGCAATGCCTACCTATGAATTTAAGATGTTTCCGCCTATGGGAGCAGTTCTTGAAGAGATCGGTAAGAAGAAAGCACTTAACAGAAAGGCTTTCCGCTTTGGTTCTTTTGGCTGGTCCGGCGGTGCGGAGAGAGAACTTGCAGACATTAATACAAGACTTAACATGGGCTGGGAGTTCTTAGAACCGGTTGAATTCAAAGGAACACCAAGCTCTGAGGATATGGAAAAAATCGAAGCACAGATAAAAGTGCTTGTAGCTCAGGTGAAAGAGACTGTAAATAATAAGCAGTAAATCTTGGAAGCAGATAATGGATTTACAATAAATAATAAATAATATATTATAAAATACTGTTATAAGCACGGACAGAATGGTTTACTCCATCCTGTCCGTTTTTGCGGTGTTCTATAGAATTTAAAAACGTTTTTGAGCTGAAACTTAAGGAATAATAGAACTATCGTTCTTTTAACTTGAGAAAAAACTATAATTAATTTTAAAAAACATATAATATGCACAAAATATAAATAATCCAAGTAAAATATTGCACAATCATTACAATCAGCCTATCGTTAATGACAAATAAAAATGTTTTTATTATTGCCTTTCAGGAAAAAGAATACTATAATCATAATAGCATTATCATCGCATAATTATGGGAAAGGAAAGGATATTTCAATGAAGAACTACTATTTAGACGGTAAAGCTTATATCCTGGAAGATTATCATAAGCTTCCACCATTTTCAAGCTTTCTTCCCGGACTAGCAGGTATTAAGGGAATTCCTATGTGGGTTTATTACACCAACAGAGGACAAGGAGTAAACAGTTTTGGAATACATCACAAAAATAATGCCATAATGGAGTTCAATCCTGCCAATACAGCTTATGAAAATACAGCAATAAAGGGTTTTCGAACCTTTATACGAAGAGGAGGCAGTTTCTTTGAACCTTTCTTTTCTGGCATAACAAATGCAAAGCGAAGGTTTGTCATACATCAGAACAGTTTTGAGATTGAGGAAATAAATGAGGAACAGCAATTAAAAATTCATATTACATATTATGTACTGCCTTTAGAGAATATCGGTGCTTTGGTTCGAAAAGTTGAAATAACAAACCTTTCAGAAACAGAGCAGGATTTAGAGGTGTTGGACGGTCTGCCTAAGATTCTGCCCTTTGGCATGAAGAACAATGAATATAAGGAAATGTCCAACCTGTTAAAGAGCTGGTCTGATATTAAGAATATAGAGAATAATGTACCTTATTATGCAATGCGCTCTTCCAGCGATGATTCTGCGGAGGTTTCCGAAGTGGAAGGCGGTTATTATTACCTTAGTATAGCAGACGGAGAGGTCATTCCGATCATCTATGATGCAGAAGCTGTCTTTTCCTATGATACAACTTTTATGCAGCCGGTCCGCTTTGAAGCAGAGGGGTTAGAGGGAGTTTTGGAGAAGGAGCAGTGTTTCGCTAATAAGATTCCATGCGGATTCACTCCTTTAAAAGTAAAGCTCTCATCCAAAGCGACCTATACTTTCCATACAATGGTAGGGTTTTCACAAACGCCAGAGCAGATAAACAGTAAGCTTGCTAAGATGAAAGAAGAAGGCTTCTTTAAAGAAAAGGAAGCTTTGGCTGCCAAATGCTGCGAAGAGCTTACAAAGGATGTGAAGACTGTAACCGGTGTGCCTTTGTTTGACAGTTATGTAGAATACAGCTATATGGATAATTTCTTAAGAGGCGGATATCCCTTTGTCTTCGGAGAGGAAGATAACAAGTCTGTTATACATCTCTTTAGCAGAAAACATGGAGACCCGGAGAGAGACTATAATTTCTTCTCTATTAACGGTGAATATTATTCCCAGGGTAACGGTAATTTCAGGGATGTAAATCAAAATAGAAGAAATGACCTGCTCTTTAACAAAGAAGTAGGAGATTTTAATGTTAAAACCTTCTATCAGCTGATACAGATAGACGGTTATAATCCACTGGAAGTAAGACCTTCCACTTTCCGTATAAAAGCAGAAGAGGAAAGTGCTGCAGAAGAATTCTTAAAGACAGCGGCACCAAAAGAATGGGAAGTGCTTCTTGGTACCGGAAAGAAGCCTTTTACCCCCGGCCAGATAGCAGGTACGCTGGCACGTTATTCCATTGAGCTTACCATATCAGAGGATGAATTCCTTACTAAGCTTTTGTCTTTTTGTAATCAGAATATAGAAGCTGGTTTTGGTGAAGGTTATTGGAGCGACCATTGGGATTACAATTTGGATTTGATTGAGAATTATTTAAAGATTTATCCTGAGAAGAAAGAAGCTCTGCTCTTTGGTGACAAGACTTACCGTTATTACAACAGTCCGGCCAGAGTTCTTCCCCGCAGTGAAAAGTATGTGATAATCTCAAAGGGAGAGTTAAGACAATACGGTGCTCTTGTTCATGATGTTGAGAAAGAAAATAAACCCGGGTTTGTAAAGAACGGTACCAATTGGCTTAAGAACAAGAAAGGGGAATATGTTTCCACAACCTTAATGGCAAAGCTAATTAACCTTTCTCTGATTAAATTTTCAACACTTGATCCGGAGGGTATGGGAGTTGAGATGGAAGGCGGCAAACCTGGCTGGAATGATGCCATGAACGGGTTACCTGGACTCTTTGGAAGCGGTATGCCGGAAACCCTTGAATTAAAAAGAACTTTGGAATTCGTAATAGGTGCACTGAATTTAGAAAAGCATGTGAACCTGCCGGAAGAAGTATACCAGCTTCTTATAAAGACTAAAGAGTTGGCATCACAGCTCCTGGAGGGTACTCTAAGTCAGTTTGATTATTGGGATAAGGTTACCTCTTTAAGAGAAGAGTTTAGAGATGCTGTCCGTTTTGAACTGGATGGAAGAGAAGTTCAAATGGATACGGAGGAGATAAAAACTGTTCTTACAAGTTTCTTAAAAATTGTAAATAACGGCATTGACAGGGCGAAATATATGGGAAACGGCATGATGCCTACCTATTTCACTTTCTATGCTGATTCCTTTATTCCTGTAAAAACCGAAGAGGGGAAAGAACTAATTACCCCTTATGGTCTTCCCGCCGGTAAAGCCTTAAGCTTTAAGACGGTAATGCTTCCTTTCTTCTTGGAAGGACCTGCAAGATATCTGGCCTCAGAAGAATGTGAGGAAGAAGCCGAAGCACTTCATAGAAAAGTGAAGGAAAGCGGTATTTATGATAAAGAGCTTAAGATGTATAAGACCAGTGAATCCCTTGAGCATATATCTATGGAAAACGGCAGAATTAGGGCCTTTACTCCCGGGTGGCTTGAAAGAGAAAGTATCTTTTTACATATGGAATATAAATATTTATATGGAATGCAAAGAGCAGGTCTTTGGGAAGATTTTTATGAAGAGATAAAGACCACCCTGATTCCGTTCCTTCCCCCTGAAATGTATGGAAGAAGCATTCTCGAGAACTCTTCCTTCATAGCTTCCTCTGCGAATCCCAATAAGGAAATTCATGGAAGAGGTTATGTGGCTAGATTAAGCGGCTCTACCACTGAAATTCTGTCCATGTGGAGCCAGATGTTTATCGGTAACAGAGTATTTACCCAGGAACCGGAAGGATTAACTCTTCACCTGGAACCTAAACTTCCTGCATGGTTCTTTAATGAAGAACAGGAAGCCTCCTTTACTTTCTTATCCGGCTGTACCATCACCTATAAGAATCCTACGGGAAGGCCTACTTTTGGAAAAGACAGAGCTGAAATATCTCACATCATAACTGAAGAGGGTGAGCGAATTGAAGGAAGCAAAATAGCAGGCAAGACAGCAGAGGCAATCCGAGAAGGAAGTATAAAGAAGCTTACGGTATATTTCGCCCACTAATAATCACAAGCAGGAGGATACATCAATATGGATTTAATTATTACCACCTATGAGAATCAGGAAAGGGTAACGAAGGTTCTGACCTGTGAGCTGCCTGAGGAAAAAGGCGCTGCAATGAACGTTGTGAATCTCTATCCGGAGATTGAATACCAAACCTTTCATGGTTTTGGCGGAGCAGTAACGGAGGCGGCAGGTTATTCCTTTTCAAAGCTGGAAAAGGAAAAACAGGAAGAAATCCTGGCGAAATATTTTGGAGAAGACGGATTAAGATATCATTTTATACGAACCCATATTGACAGCTGCGATTTCTCTTTGGGTAACTATTCCGCTATGGAGGACCCGGAGGACAAAGAAATGAAATCCTTCTCTTTAAAACGGGACGAAGAATATATACTTCCATTGCTTAGAAGGGCAAGAGCATTAAAGGGAGAGGACTTTGACCTGATGTTAACTCCCTGGTCACCTCCGGCTTTTATGAAGACAAACAATGACAGAAATCATGGCGGAAAATTAAAAGAGGAATACAAAGAATTTTGGGCAGAATACATTTGCCGTTATATAAAAGAATATGAAACACTGGGCTTTCCGGTAAATCGCATAACAGTCCAGAACGAACCGGACGCCATTCAGACCTGGGATTCCTGCAGCTTTAATCCGGCAGAGGAGAAAGAATTCTTAAGAGATTACTTATATAAGGCACTTGTTAAGAATGGACTTTCTCATGTGAAAATTAATATCTGGGACCATAATAAGGAACGGGTATACGAAAGAGCTAACGCGATAATAGATGAAGAAACTGATAAGATGATTGACGGAGTTGCTTTTCATTGGTATACAGGGGACCATTTTGAAGCGGTAGGTCTTACCAAGGATACCTTTCCCGGTAAAGAGTTAATATTTACGGAAGGCTGCGTGGAATACAGCAGATTTGATGCCGGACAGCTGAGAAATGCACAGATGTATGCCCATGATATCATTGGCAACCTGAATGCAGGAATGACTGCTTTTATTGACTGGAATATTCTGCTGGATGAAAAGGGCGGGCCGAATCACGTTGGGAATCTCTGTGATGCTCCTGTTATGGTAAATACAGAGGACGGAAGCTATGAAGAAAAGCTTTCCTTCCACTATATCAAGCATTTCAGCCGCTACATTGACCGTGAGGCCAAGAGAATTGCACTTACCAAATATACTGACAGATTGGAAATGACAGCTTTTAAGAATCCGGACAAATCAGTGGTATTGGTGGTCCTTAACAAACAGGATGAGGAACTGCCTGTATCCATTAGAATACAGGGATTAAATACAGAGTTTCAAGTGCCGAAGAGTTCAATTGTAACAGCTGTCATAAAATAGTTTTATTGCAAGTGTTTTTCCTACAGATTTCCCAGAGAAAAGCACTTGCTTTTTTGTGGGGGATTACGTTATAATTAACAGGAAGTAACTGTATATTTTGTCGATTTACAAACGCGTGGGAGAAACTTATGTCAGAAATTCAGGGAATTAATCGTCTTACAACTACTGCCGGAACCACAGCTGCTAATGAAAAGAAGGTGGCTTCTTCAAAGAGCTTTTCTTCTTATCTGGGTGAGACTGTGAGCCTGGATGAGATATTTAATGAAGCAGCTAAAAAATATAATGTACCGGTGGATTTATTAAAGGCTATAGGCAAGCAGGAATCCAATTTTAATCCTGATGCGGTTTCAAGATGCGGAGCCCAGGGGATTATGCAGTTAATGCCAAGAACCGCAGCTTCCCTTGGTGTTGATGACTCCTTTGATCCAAAGCAAAATATCATGGGCGGTGCGAAATACATATCACAGCTTCTTAATAAGTATGATGGGAATGCCTCATTGGCACTGGCTGCCTATAATGCAGGCAGTAATAACGTTGCGAAATACGGCGGGATACCTCCCTTTAAAGAAACACAAAACTATGTAAAAAAGGTTTTAGGATATATGCAGGAAGGTGTTAATGCAGGTGGTACCGTGACTGTGAAACAAGGCACGAATTCTACTTCAAATCTTCCGGATATTGCTGCGATAAAGAGTAATCTGGTTAGAACGGAGACAGAAGATGAGACGGAAGATAATAATATCCTTGAAGAGCTCTTTTCTTATGACGACTATATGAAGTTTATGGAGATTTTCATGGAAGAGAATAAGGATGAGAAGGAAGACAACACGAATAATTATTTTTCCAAAGCAATCAGTTACAATGCTCCGATAATGAATTTGTTTAATAATTAGTCATAAATGCCTGTTCCTTTTTTTGCCAGCAAATTAAAGGGAATGGGCATTTATTGCATTATTTTTGATACAAAAAGGAGAATCTATGAAACAAATCGGTGATGTTATTCATGAAATGATTGAATATTATGCAGGAGATGTAAGGAGAATCAATCATTTTCTTAAAGTGTATGCTTATGCGAAAACCATAGGAGAACTAGAGGAGCTTGACAAGGAAACCAGAGAAATACTGGAGGTTACAGCAGTTGTCCACGATATCGGTATTAAGGTAAGTGAGAGAAAATATAACAGCAGTGCGGGAAATTATCAACAGATTGAAGGCCCTATTGTAGCAGAGCCAATGCTGGCAAAGCTGGGATACGAAAAAGCTTTTATTAAGAGGGTATGTTATTTGATAGCACATCATCATACCTATACTAATATTACAGAAAAGGATTATCAGATATTGGTTGAAGCAGATTTTCTTGTAAATTTGGATGAAGATAAGGCTTCAGAGGTTACGATTAATAATGTATACCGGAATATTTTCAGAACGGAAACAGGAAAAGCAATTTTGCAGAATGTTTTCCGTTTGAAATTGTAGGGGTAAGAAGTGATAGACTTAAGACCACATCATGGTATGTGTATCGGGCAATTCAAAGGCTATGGCTACAGCGAAGATTTCGTCAGGAATATGACAGCGGTTGTGAATATGCTTTTTGAAAACCCTGAGACATTGGTTAGACTGGTAGTGACAGGAGATTGTATCTGCAGCAGCTGCCCTCATTTAAAGGAAGAAGGCTGCACTTCGGGTCAGAAGGTTATGGAGTATGACAGAAAGGTTTTAATGCTATGCGGACTACATGAGAATGAGGTTGTAACCTGGCGCGGATTTGTCAGTCTTGTGAAAGAATATATTTTGGATAAAAATAAACTGCCGGAAGTATGTACAAATTGTAGCTGGCTTTCAGTTTGTCTGGACTGTCAGGGCTTTCGGTATGAAAAAGTGTGAAGAATACATCGTATTTTTCACACTTTTTTTATGCAGTAGTGCAGAATGTCTGCAGTTTGCAGGGATACACTTTAGCAGGAATATGAATTTCAATTATTCTTTTTTGTATATAGTGCTTTTATCCTAAGCAAAAAGCACAAAATATCTTGCTTTTTAACCGTGTCATTATTGATTAGTGACAAAAGGTATTTTTATTAAGTTGAATAATAATAGGGGAATCCTTTATAATAAAAATATCTTAAGAAAAGATTGGCCAATCGCTTCTTAATGTCATATGCGAAATCCATTACGATTTAAAGAGAGGGTATGAGATGAAAGAAAAAATTCAATCATTCGGCAGAGCGTTAAGTAGTATGGTTATGCCTAACATCGGTGCTTTTATAGCATGGGGTCTTATAACAGCACTGTTTATTTCCACCGGTTGGGCACCTAATGAAAAATTATCAGGGCTTGTAAGCCCTATGGCAACCTATCTATTACCTTTACTGATCGCTTATACCGGCGGTAAGAATGTTGGCGGAATAAGAGGCGGTGTAATGGGTGCTATTGCAACCATGGGTGTTATTGTTGGTGCAGATGTACCTATGTTCTTAGGAGCAATGATTATGGGACCTTTATCCGGTTACATAATCAAAAAATTTGATAAACTAATTGAAGGTAAAGTAATAGCTGGCTTTGAAATGCTGGTAAATAACTTTTCCATCGGTATTATAGGCGGTATTCTGGCTGTTATTGGATTCCTTGGTATCAGCCCCATCGTTGCAGGACTTAATTCTGTAATGGAAGCAGGTGTTGGATTCTTTGTAAATCACGGAATTCTTCCTTTGGTAAGTATATTTATTGAACCTGCAAAGATATTATTCTTAAATAATGCAGTAAATCATGGTATTTTATCACCTATGGGTATGCAGCAGGCTTCAGAAACCGGTAAGTCTATCTTCTTCTTACTGGAAGCTAACCCTGGTCCTGGACTTGGTATTCTTCTTGCTTATTGTATCGCGGGCAAGGGAAATGCTAAGAGTTCCGCTCCTGGAGCAATAATCATCCATTTCCTTGGTGGTATTCACGAAATTTACTTCCCTTATATATTAATGAATCCTATTTTGATTCTGGCAGCAATCGCAGGTGGTGCAAGTGGAGTAGCAACTTTAACACTTACAAAAGCAGGTCTTGTCGGACCCGCTTCACCCGGAAGTATCATTGCCGTTCTTGGTATGACAGAAAAACACAGCTATGTAGGTGTTATTCTTTCCGTATTGATTGCGTGTGCGGTATCCTGTGTAGTTGCAGTTCCTCTGTTAAAGATATTTGGCAAAGAAGAAGATCTGGAAGCTGCCCAGAAGATGATGAAAGAAATGAAGAATGCTTCCAAAGGCATTCCGGCAGCTGATACTGTAGCTATAAAAGGCGTAAAAAATATCGTATTCGCTTGCGATGCAGGAATGGGTTCCAGTGCAATGGGAGCAACCATATTACGTAAAAAACTTGCAGCAGCAGGACTTGGTTCTATCAATGTAGTTCACGCATCTGTTTCTTCCATACCGGAGGATGCACAGATCGTTGTTACTCATGAGGAATTAAGAGAGCGTGCAGCTCATAGCTGCCCGAAAGCAAGACTGGTGTTAATCAAGAATTTCATGGCAGCACCTGAGTATGATATGTTAGTGGAAGAATTAAAAGCTTAATAATTGAAATAAAGAAACGGACAGGGGATTGCAGGATATCTTTCGGGGTATTTTGCAAACCCTTAGTTCCGGTTTATAGAATTGTAATTATACAGCAGTTGTGGAATAAGAAAAAGTCATGGAAAAGAGGGTCTGATATGATGTTATCTCCGCGCCTCATACAATTGTTTACGATACTTCTGAAAGAAGAAAGGCCAGTCCCTGTTCAAAAACTGGCAGAAGATGTGAAGGTAAGCAAACGAACCGTTCAAAGAGAATTGGATAATACCGAAGGTTTCTTAAAAAAGTACGGACTTCGCCTTAGTACCAAAGCAGGTACCGGTATATGGCTTGAGGGAGAGAAACACAGTAAAGACTTACTAATGGAAGAACTTGAGTCAAATGAAACCATAGATTTTATCAATAAAGAGAAAAGGCGAACAAGCCTTATTCTGGAGATTCTAAAAGACAGAGAGCCAAAAAAGCTCTATTACTACAGCAACATACTTGGTGTCAGTGAAGCAACCATCAGCAGTGATATGGAAGCGATTAAGGAATGGTTTGAACGATTTGATCTGATGCTAATCAGAAAACAGGGATACGGAGTAACCCTTGAAGGTACGGAAAGAAATTATCGCCTGGCAGTGAAGCGTTTTCTAGACGAGAACACAGATGACTTAGATATCAGAGTGGCAATCGGTGAGAGAAAATGGTCTGTTCTGGGAGAATTTTATGAGAAAGAAAATAAAGGTATTTTTCAATTAATAGATTATAAGGTTTTAGAGCAGGTAGTACAGTGTCT
It includes:
- a CDS encoding lytic transglycosylase domain-containing protein — translated: MSEIQGINRLTTTAGTTAANEKKVASSKSFSSYLGETVSLDEIFNEAAKKYNVPVDLLKAIGKQESNFNPDAVSRCGAQGIMQLMPRTAASLGVDDSFDPKQNIMGGAKYISQLLNKYDGNASLALAAYNAGSNNVAKYGGIPPFKETQNYVKKVLGYMQEGVNAGGTVTVKQGTNSTSNLPDIAAIKSNLVRTETEDETEDNNILEELFSYDDYMKFMEIFMEENKDEKEDNTNNYFSKAISYNAPIMNLFNN
- a CDS encoding DUF1284 domain-containing protein, which translates into the protein MIDLRPHHGMCIGQFKGYGYSEDFVRNMTAVVNMLFENPETLVRLVVTGDCICSSCPHLKEEGCTSGQKVMEYDRKVLMLCGLHENEVVTWRGFVSLVKEYILDKNKLPEVCTNCSWLSVCLDCQGFRYEKV
- a CDS encoding HD domain-containing protein, encoding MKQIGDVIHEMIEYYAGDVRRINHFLKVYAYAKTIGELEELDKETREILEVTAVVHDIGIKVSERKYNSSAGNYQQIEGPIVAEPMLAKLGYEKAFIKRVCYLIAHHHTYTNITEKDYQILVEADFLVNLDEDKASEVTINNVYRNIFRTETGKAILQNVFRLKL
- a CDS encoding PTS mannitol transporter subunit IICB, with product MKEKIQSFGRALSSMVMPNIGAFIAWGLITALFISTGWAPNEKLSGLVSPMATYLLPLLIAYTGGKNVGGIRGGVMGAIATMGVIVGADVPMFLGAMIMGPLSGYIIKKFDKLIEGKVIAGFEMLVNNFSIGIIGGILAVIGFLGISPIVAGLNSVMEAGVGFFVNHGILPLVSIFIEPAKILFLNNAVNHGILSPMGMQQASETGKSIFFLLEANPGPGLGILLAYCIAGKGNAKSSAPGAIIIHFLGGIHEIYFPYILMNPILILAAIAGGASGVATLTLTKAGLVGPASPGSIIAVLGMTEKHSYVGVILSVLIACAVSCVVAVPLLKIFGKEEDLEAAQKMMKEMKNASKGIPAADTVAIKGVKNIVFACDAGMGSSAMGATILRKKLAAAGLGSINVVHASVSSIPEDAQIVVTHEELRERAAHSCPKARLVLIKNFMAAPEYDMLVEELKA